One window of Hymenobacter sp. BRD128 genomic DNA carries:
- a CDS encoding acyl-CoA synthetase: MVPVCAELWATYVAGIKGGQLLIPAASILTVKDLEYRFGRLLPAVVIADLENAAKIDAAEQALGQPIRLKMLVGGPSAQRPGWVGFEGLAELPTDAEATTTRADDPLFLFFTSGTTGLPKVVTHTHFSYPVGHLSTAAWIGLRPADRHCNIAQAGWAKFAWSSFFAPLSVGATLVAYQGSGRFAAEPLLAALARERVTTFCAPPTVLRLLVLEDLAAHDFSFRECVSAGEPLNPEVIEALQRGTGQLIRDGYGQSESTCMVYNLPGDAVRLGSMGRPSFMYDIEIADDEGTSLPDLAEGHITVRTDTGRPNGLFTGYFGEPERAASVFRHGLYYTGDKAYRDPDGYLWFVGRDDDVIKSSDYRVGPFEVESVLVEHPAVVEAAVVGSPHPIKGHEIKAFVILRPGTGASPALARALFAYSRAQLSPYKMPRILEFVEELPKTISGKIRRVELRAREAQQRRGPAGEAEFFYEKEREGA; encoded by the coding sequence ATGGTGCCGGTGTGCGCCGAGCTGTGGGCCACCTACGTAGCCGGCATCAAGGGCGGGCAACTACTGATTCCGGCGGCTAGTATTCTCACGGTGAAGGACCTGGAGTACCGCTTCGGCCGGCTGCTGCCCGCCGTGGTGATTGCCGACCTGGAAAACGCCGCCAAAATTGACGCCGCCGAGCAGGCCCTGGGCCAGCCCATCCGGCTCAAGATGCTGGTGGGTGGCCCCAGCGCCCAGCGCCCCGGCTGGGTCGGTTTTGAGGGGCTAGCCGAGCTGCCCACCGACGCCGAAGCCACCACCACCCGCGCCGACGACCCGCTGTTTTTGTTTTTCACTTCGGGCACCACGGGCCTGCCTAAGGTGGTGACGCACACGCACTTTTCATACCCCGTGGGCCACCTCAGCACCGCGGCCTGGATTGGGCTGCGCCCCGCCGACCGGCACTGCAACATCGCGCAGGCCGGCTGGGCCAAATTTGCCTGGAGCAGCTTTTTTGCGCCCCTCAGCGTGGGCGCGACGCTGGTAGCCTACCAGGGCAGCGGCCGCTTTGCGGCCGAACCACTGCTGGCGGCCCTGGCTCGAGAACGGGTCACGACATTTTGCGCGCCGCCCACGGTGCTGCGGCTGCTGGTACTCGAAGACCTGGCGGCCCACGACTTCAGCTTTCGCGAGTGCGTGAGCGCCGGCGAACCGCTTAATCCCGAAGTGATTGAGGCCTTGCAGCGCGGCACCGGCCAGCTCATTCGCGACGGCTACGGGCAGTCGGAAAGCACCTGCATGGTCTACAACCTGCCCGGCGATGCCGTGCGCCTGGGCAGCATGGGCCGGCCGTCGTTTATGTACGACATTGAAATCGCGGATGACGAAGGCACTAGCCTACCCGACCTGGCCGAAGGTCACATCACGGTGCGCACCGATACCGGCCGGCCCAACGGCTTATTTACCGGCTACTTCGGCGAGCCCGAGCGGGCGGCCAGCGTGTTTCGCCACGGCCTGTACTACACCGGCGACAAGGCCTACCGCGACCCCGACGGCTACCTCTGGTTTGTGGGCCGCGACGACGACGTAATAAAGTCGAGCGACTACCGCGTGGGGCCGTTTGAGGTGGAGAGTGTGCTCGTCGAGCACCCGGCCGTGGTCGAGGCCGCCGTGGTGGGTTCGCCCCACCCAATTAAGGGCCATGAAATCAAGGCCTTCGTTATCCTTAGGCCCGGCACCGGGGCTAGCCCCGCGCTGGCCCGAGCGCTTTTTGCCTATAGCCGCGCCCAGCTTTCGCCCTATAAAATGCCGCGCATCCTGGAGTTTGTTGAAGAACTACCCAAGACTATCAGCGGCAAAATCCGCCGCGTGGAGCTGCGCGCCCGCGAAGCCCAGCAGCGGCGCGGGCCGGCCGGCGAGGCGGAGTTTTTTTACGAGAAGGAGCGTGAAGGAGCCTAA
- a CDS encoding NAD(P)-dependent alcohol dehydrogenase translates to MKAYKLHEPKSLANFKLGDFDEPTARDYEVKIQVKAVSLNYRDWALANGWFGYPGEKLPMIPFSDAAGVVTAVGAGVTRFQVGDRVAVNFFPDWADGAFTAVKVHRSLGGSTDGVLAEYVAFPESAVVKVPDSFSFEEAAAFPCAGVTAWHSLVEQARLRPGDTVLLQGTGGVSIFGLQIAKLFGAQVIITSSSDEKLAQAKALGADHGINYKTTPNWEDKVRELTQGEGATYVLEVAGQMARSLRALKPGGTVFQIGQVSPSDEAPNLRMVPLLTQRLQGIYVGSTQMLADLLKAFDSNQVKPVISEVFAFDKVPDALAHMGSGAHFGKIVVRVG, encoded by the coding sequence ATGAAAGCGTATAAACTGCACGAACCCAAAAGCCTCGCCAACTTCAAGCTGGGCGATTTTGACGAGCCCACCGCCCGCGACTACGAGGTGAAAATTCAAGTTAAAGCCGTATCGCTCAACTACCGCGACTGGGCGTTGGCCAACGGCTGGTTTGGCTACCCCGGCGAGAAGTTACCCATGATTCCGTTCAGCGACGCGGCCGGCGTGGTGACGGCGGTGGGTGCGGGCGTTACCCGGTTTCAGGTCGGCGACCGCGTGGCCGTCAACTTCTTTCCCGATTGGGCCGACGGCGCCTTCACGGCTGTCAAGGTGCACCGCTCGCTGGGCGGCAGCACCGATGGCGTGCTGGCCGAGTACGTGGCCTTCCCCGAAAGCGCGGTGGTGAAAGTGCCCGACTCGTTCTCGTTTGAGGAAGCCGCGGCCTTTCCCTGCGCGGGCGTCACGGCTTGGCACTCGCTGGTCGAGCAGGCCCGGCTGCGGCCCGGCGACACGGTGCTGCTGCAAGGCACGGGCGGCGTCTCCATCTTCGGCCTCCAAATCGCCAAGCTCTTTGGTGCCCAAGTGATTATCACCTCCAGCTCGGATGAGAAGCTAGCCCAGGCAAAAGCCCTCGGGGCCGACCACGGCATCAACTACAAAACCACGCCCAACTGGGAAGACAAAGTGCGCGAGCTAACCCAGGGCGAAGGCGCCACCTACGTGCTCGAAGTGGCCGGCCAGATGGCCCGCTCGCTGCGCGCCCTCAAGCCGGGCGGCACGGTGTTTCAGATTGGCCAGGTGTCGCCTAGCGACGAGGCGCCCAACCTGCGCATGGTGCCGCTGCTCACGCAGCGCCTGCAAGGCATCTACGTAGGCAGCACCCAGATGCTGGCCGACCTCCTTAAAGCCTTCGATAGCAACCAAGTAAAGCCCGTTATCAGCGAGGTGTTTGCGTTTGATAAAGTGCCCGATGCACTGGCCCACATGGGCAGCGGCGCGCACTTCGGCAAGATTGTGGTACGCGTGGGCTAG
- a CDS encoding DUF2141 domain-containing protein: MKTLPLAALVLSGFSLGAAPPPPPAKATETVTVVVSALASTQSVVKLNFYNAADKFLQKDQQAFRVVVKPEGKTEISVPVELTPGEWAVALTQDTNNNDKLDKNFLGIPTEPYAFSNNVRPRFAAPKFEECKFMVSGPGKVVTITSWN; encoded by the coding sequence ATGAAGACTTTGCCATTGGCCGCGCTAGTACTGAGCGGCTTTTCGCTGGGCGCCGCGCCCCCGCCGCCGCCCGCCAAGGCCACCGAAACCGTGACCGTCGTCGTGTCGGCGCTGGCCTCGACGCAGTCGGTGGTGAAGCTGAACTTTTACAACGCCGCCGACAAATTCCTGCAAAAAGACCAGCAGGCATTTCGGGTAGTGGTGAAGCCGGAAGGCAAAACCGAAATATCGGTGCCCGTGGAGCTGACGCCCGGCGAGTGGGCCGTGGCCCTGACCCAGGATACCAACAATAACGACAAGCTCGACAAGAATTTTCTGGGTATCCCAACCGAGCCCTACGCGTTCTCCAACAACGTGCGCCCCCGCTTCGCCGCCCCCAAGTTTGAAGAGTGCAAGTTTATGGTGAGTGGCCCCGGCAAAGTAGTAACTATAACTAGTTGGAATTAA
- a CDS encoding NAD(P)/FAD-dependent oxidoreductase, with the protein MEVEGLTKIADLGKPRVVIVGGGFGGLRLAKALADAPVQVVLIDKQNYHAFQPLLYQIATAGLNADSVVSPFRKILNEQENFYFRMAEVRSIDPVEQVVETTIGLLRYDYLVLATGATANYFGDKQMEKNSISLKSVTDAIELRNTLLSNFEQALQIGDVEQLNSLLDFVIVGGGPTGVEMAGALSELRAHVFPRDYPELDLKQMDIHLVQSGPVLLKGMSDEASAHALKYLQELGVQVWLDNRVTSYDGYTVTLKSGDKLITRTLIWAAGVTGAPVAGLNPAALLKSNRYQVNEFSQVAGYDNVFAIGDIAQMTTKEAPEGHPQVAQPAIQQGRLLGENIKRLLNKQPLQAFAYEDKGTMATIGRHRAVGDIQLFGKQYHITGWLGWLGWSLVHVLALVSFRNRIAVFIAWAWNYITQDKGMRYIIGKPKAPLKEREVEIKPIV; encoded by the coding sequence ATGGAAGTGGAAGGACTAACGAAAATCGCCGACCTCGGCAAGCCGCGCGTCGTGATAGTAGGTGGCGGCTTTGGCGGGCTCCGGCTAGCCAAGGCGCTGGCCGATGCGCCGGTGCAGGTAGTGCTCATCGATAAGCAGAACTATCACGCTTTTCAACCCTTACTCTATCAAATAGCTACGGCTGGCCTGAATGCCGACAGCGTGGTCTCGCCGTTTCGCAAAATTCTGAATGAGCAGGAAAACTTCTACTTCCGCATGGCCGAGGTACGCTCCATCGACCCGGTAGAGCAGGTAGTTGAAACCACCATTGGCCTGCTGCGCTACGACTACCTGGTGCTCGCCACCGGCGCCACTGCCAATTACTTCGGCGACAAGCAGATGGAGAAAAATTCCATCAGCCTCAAGAGCGTTACCGATGCCATCGAGCTGCGCAATACTTTGCTTTCCAACTTTGAGCAGGCCCTGCAAATCGGCGACGTGGAGCAGCTCAACAGCTTGCTCGACTTTGTGATAGTGGGCGGCGGCCCCACGGGCGTCGAGATGGCCGGCGCGCTGAGTGAGCTGCGCGCCCACGTGTTTCCGCGCGACTATCCCGAGCTGGATTTGAAGCAGATGGACATTCACCTGGTGCAGAGCGGGCCGGTGCTGCTTAAAGGTATGTCGGATGAGGCTTCGGCGCACGCCCTCAAGTACTTGCAGGAGCTAGGCGTACAGGTGTGGCTCGACAATCGGGTGACCTCCTACGACGGCTACACCGTGACGCTGAAGAGCGGCGACAAGCTCATTACGCGCACGCTCATTTGGGCGGCGGGCGTCACGGGCGCGCCGGTGGCGGGCCTCAACCCGGCCGCGCTGCTCAAATCGAACCGCTACCAGGTAAATGAATTCAGTCAGGTGGCTGGCTACGACAACGTATTTGCCATTGGCGATATTGCCCAAATGACCACCAAAGAGGCTCCCGAAGGCCATCCGCAGGTGGCGCAGCCCGCCATTCAGCAGGGCCGGCTACTGGGTGAAAATATCAAGCGCCTGCTCAACAAGCAGCCCCTGCAAGCTTTTGCCTATGAAGACAAGGGCACGATGGCTACCATTGGCCGGCACCGCGCCGTGGGTGATATTCAGCTCTTTGGCAAGCAATACCACATTACCGGCTGGCTGGGCTGGCTAGGCTGGAGCCTGGTGCACGTGCTGGCTTTGGTAAGCTTCCGCAATCGCATTGCCGTGTTTATTGCCTGGGCCTGGAACTACATCACCCAGGACAAGGGCATGCGCTACATTATCGGCAAGCCCAAGGCCCCGCTCAAAGAGCGCGAGGTAGAAATAAAACCCATTGTCTGA
- a CDS encoding YdeI/OmpD-associated family protein, producing the protein MPTQIVQVPGHAWQAVGGKATKRVIATLNGHPERLGLLPQEGGGRYLMLRKTLCQRLGLAIGQALEISLAPDPNPDYVALPDELAEALAAWPEAEVAFQAHTGAMRRAMARKVADAKRPDTRARYAVELAERLAQGGHPFRAS; encoded by the coding sequence ATGCCTACCCAGATTGTGCAGGTACCCGGCCACGCCTGGCAGGCGGTAGGCGGCAAGGCCACGAAGCGCGTTATTGCCACGCTCAACGGCCACCCCGAGCGGTTGGGCCTGCTGCCGCAGGAAGGTGGCGGGCGCTACCTCATGCTGCGCAAAACCCTGTGCCAGCGGCTAGGCTTGGCCATCGGCCAGGCGTTGGAAATAAGCCTGGCACCCGACCCCAACCCCGACTACGTGGCCCTGCCCGACGAGCTAGCCGAGGCCCTGGCCGCCTGGCCCGAGGCCGAAGTGGCTTTTCAGGCCCACACCGGGGCCATGCGCCGGGCGATGGCGCGCAAGGTGGCCGATGCCAAACGCCCCGATACCCGCGCCCGCTACGCCGTGGAGCTAGCCGAGCGGCTGGCGCAGGGCGGCCATCCGTTTCGGGCTAGCTAG
- the proB gene encoding glutamate 5-kinase, translating into MPLPYRRLVVKIGSNVLAQPNGLPDEDRMAQLVAQVVGLKSQGCEIILVSSGAVAAGRSLITLPPKADAVRSRQLLAAVGQVKLLSLYAALLAPHGLLGAQVLVTKEDFRDRQHYLNMRNCFQELLQQNVIPIVNENDVISVTELMFTDNDELAGLVASMLNADALLILSNVDGIFDGDPGRPGAQVIRRIAPHDTSFAEFVQATRSQFGRGGMLTKCSIAHKVAGLGISVHIANGKTPDILPNILNESAVNTWFQPSKKASGTKKWLAHAQAAQATVHVNAGARAALLAPAKATSLLPVGATRIDGDFQKGDLIRLVDEAGHPLGLGLAEYGADKARERLGQHGQRPLVHYDYLFLTTES; encoded by the coding sequence ATGCCCCTGCCCTACCGCCGCCTCGTCGTCAAAATCGGTTCCAACGTGCTCGCCCAGCCCAACGGCCTGCCCGACGAGGACCGCATGGCCCAGCTGGTGGCCCAGGTAGTGGGCCTCAAAAGCCAGGGCTGCGAAATCATTCTGGTATCGTCGGGGGCGGTGGCGGCGGGGCGCAGCCTCATCACGCTGCCGCCCAAGGCCGATGCCGTGCGCAGCCGCCAGCTGCTGGCCGCCGTGGGTCAGGTAAAGCTGCTGAGCCTCTACGCCGCGCTGCTGGCCCCGCACGGCCTGCTGGGCGCCCAGGTGCTGGTAACCAAGGAGGATTTCCGCGACCGCCAGCACTACCTCAACATGCGCAACTGCTTTCAGGAATTGCTCCAGCAGAACGTCATTCCCATTGTCAATGAGAACGATGTGATTTCGGTAACCGAGCTGATGTTTACCGACAACGACGAGCTGGCCGGCCTGGTGGCGAGCATGCTCAATGCCGACGCGCTCCTCATTCTGAGCAACGTGGATGGTATTTTCGACGGCGACCCTGGCCGGCCGGGCGCGCAGGTTATCCGCCGCATCGCGCCGCACGACACCAGCTTTGCCGAGTTCGTGCAGGCCACGCGCTCGCAGTTTGGGCGCGGCGGCATGCTCACCAAGTGCTCCATTGCCCACAAGGTGGCCGGGCTGGGCATCAGCGTGCACATCGCCAATGGCAAAACGCCGGACATTCTGCCTAATATCTTGAATGAAAGCGCTGTCAACACTTGGTTTCAACCCAGCAAAAAGGCCTCGGGCACCAAGAAGTGGCTGGCCCACGCCCAGGCCGCCCAGGCCACCGTGCACGTAAACGCCGGCGCCCGCGCCGCCCTGCTAGCCCCCGCCAAGGCCACCAGCCTGCTGCCGGTGGGCGCGACGCGCATCGACGGCGATTTTCAGAAAGGTGACCTCATCCGGCTCGTCGATGAAGCCGGCCACCCGCTGGGCCTGGGCCTGGCCGAGTACGGCGCCGACAAGGCCCGCGAGCGCCTGGGCCAGCACGGCCAGCGCCCGCTGGTGCACTACGATTATCTGTTTTTAACTACTGAAAGCTAA
- a CDS encoding DUF4136 domain-containing protein, with protein sequence MKKILLGLALALGGGLSACSSAVNVEQQSNVNFANYRTFDFADTEVKTNGDQNPLLRSPIAQDHIKQAIASEMAKRGLREVDSNPDLLITTHTYVEQAERTVYDTYPGPNYAYPYAVGYRGAFLPINYGYWYTPSYYSQPRTEQYREGTLIIDFIDRRTNNLVWRGSMADPVDDPARLGSDFSRSAKDILAKFPVDKEKKS encoded by the coding sequence ATGAAAAAAATCCTCTTAGGCCTTGCGCTAGCCCTCGGGGGCGGCCTGAGTGCCTGCTCCTCCGCCGTGAACGTGGAGCAGCAGTCCAACGTGAATTTTGCCAACTACCGCACCTTTGACTTTGCTGATACGGAAGTAAAAACCAACGGCGACCAGAACCCGCTGCTGCGCAGCCCCATTGCCCAAGACCACATCAAGCAGGCCATCGCGAGCGAAATGGCCAAGCGCGGCCTGCGCGAGGTGGACAGTAATCCCGACCTGCTCATCACAACGCACACCTACGTAGAGCAGGCCGAGCGCACGGTGTACGATACCTATCCCGGCCCCAATTATGCGTATCCCTACGCCGTGGGCTACCGGGGGGCCTTCCTACCCATCAACTACGGCTACTGGTACACGCCCTCGTACTACAGCCAGCCGCGCACCGAGCAGTACCGCGAGGGCACGCTCATCATCGACTTCATTGACCGCCGCACCAACAACCTCGTGTGGCGCGGCTCGATGGCCGACCCGGTCGATGACCCCGCCCGCCTGGGCAGCGACTTCAGCAGGTCGGCCAAGGACATTCTGGCTAAATTCCCGGTCGATAAAGAGAAGAAATCGTAG
- a CDS encoding glutamate-5-semialdehyde dehydrogenase has protein sequence MTAYSDFFRAAQQASRALATVPPATTDAALRDLADALLAHTDFVLAENTRDLARMPAADPRHDRLRLTPERLASMAQDLRNVAALPSPLGTVISKKELPNGLQLKKIRVPLGVVGIIYEARPNVTFDSLALCLKTGNACLLKGGSDAAASNAALIEVAGPVLLRHGLPLGAATLLPPERAATEALLQAVGLVDVVIPRGSQGLIDYVRQNARVPVIETGAGVVHTYFDETGDLVKGAAIIANAKTRRVSVCNALDCLLINTKRRADLPALVAPLASARVQLFADAPAHAALAGHYPAALLAEASEAHFGTEFLDYKLAIKTVASLGAALDHIAAHGSRHSEAIISEDAAHIDTFLQVVDAAAVYANASTAFTDGAQFGLGAEIGISTQKLHARGPMGLEELTSYKWLVRGTGQVRAG, from the coding sequence ATGACTGCCTACTCCGACTTCTTTCGCGCGGCCCAGCAGGCTAGCCGTGCACTGGCTACGGTGCCGCCCGCCACTACCGATGCCGCGTTGCGCGACCTGGCCGATGCCTTACTCGCCCACACCGACTTCGTGCTGGCCGAAAATACCCGGGACCTGGCCCGTATGCCCGCCGCCGACCCGCGCCACGACCGCCTGCGCCTCACGCCCGAGCGCCTGGCTAGCATGGCCCAGGACCTGCGCAACGTGGCCGCGCTGCCTTCGCCGCTCGGCACCGTCATCAGCAAGAAAGAATTGCCTAATGGCTTGCAGCTAAAGAAAATACGCGTGCCGCTAGGGGTGGTGGGCATCATCTACGAGGCGCGGCCCAACGTGACGTTTGACAGCCTGGCGCTGTGCCTGAAAACCGGCAACGCCTGCCTGCTGAAAGGCGGCTCCGATGCCGCCGCCTCCAATGCCGCGCTTATCGAGGTGGCCGGGCCAGTGCTGCTGCGCCACGGCCTGCCGCTGGGCGCCGCCACGCTGCTACCACCCGAGCGCGCCGCCACCGAGGCGCTGCTGCAAGCGGTGGGCCTGGTAGATGTGGTTATTCCCAGGGGCAGCCAGGGACTGATTGACTATGTGCGCCAGAATGCGCGCGTGCCTGTTATCGAAACCGGGGCTGGCGTGGTGCACACGTATTTTGACGAAACCGGCGACCTGGTTAAGGGCGCGGCCATCATCGCCAATGCTAAAACGCGCCGCGTGAGCGTATGCAATGCGCTCGACTGCCTGTTAATCAATACTAAGCGCCGGGCTGATTTACCAGCTTTAGTGGCGCCGCTCGCCTCGGCACGGGTGCAGCTTTTTGCCGACGCGCCGGCCCATGCGGCCTTAGCCGGCCACTACCCGGCCGCGCTGCTGGCCGAGGCGAGCGAGGCGCACTTTGGCACTGAGTTTTTGGATTATAAGCTGGCCATTAAAACGGTGGCCAGCCTCGGCGCGGCCCTCGACCACATTGCTGCGCACGGCTCGCGCCACAGTGAGGCCATTATTTCGGAAGATGCGGCGCACATCGACACCTTTTTGCAAGTGGTTGACGCGGCCGCCGTGTACGCCAATGCGTCTACGGCCTTCACCGACGGCGCGCAGTTTGGGCTCGGGGCCGAAATCGGCATCAGCACCCAGAAGCTGCACGCGCGCGGCCCGATGGGCCTGGAGGAGCTGACGAGCTACAAGTGGCTGGTGCGCGGCACCGGGCAGGTGCGGGCGGGCTAG